A segment of the Kluyveromyces marxianus DMKU3-1042 DNA, complete genome, chromosome 5 genome:
ttattgaatatatcttaaataatgaaaactgacgaaactgaaaaatattATACAGTGAAAACAATAGATGGTATCGTTGAGAATTGCACATTGGGCTTTATCAGAGAACAGCAAAAGCAACGAACATCCAAAAACCGTTGATTGAATAGCATAGTGTAAGTCTTTCTTCATATCCCAGCCCACAATATGGTTCGATTGAAAAGCAGATACATATTGTTCGAAATTTTATACCCTACAACCGGTGAAAAGTTCGAATCAGTACCGAACacacagaagaagaccaTTCTAATGAACCACCATCGAATATCTCCTAACACAATCAATGCAAAAATTATCTTACAGGAGCTTCGAAAGCAACTTCAAATTAACTTTGGGGATTATGGAGCCGGAAAGGCTACCTCATTACTACAGATAAAGTACTTTTCAAATAAGACATCGACAGGCATAATACGATGCAGTCATGAAGATCATCAACTCGTCATTGTCGCACTCACATTAATGAACCAACTTGATTCTGTTGAAGACATAATTGTCAATCCAATCAAAGTTAGTGGAActataaagaaaatagaGCTATATGCCATAAACAGAAGTCGTAGATTGAATAGAATTCTTTCAACGACGGATAGGAATGATGAGTTTTCTACCATTATAGAGGACGATATTGACGATTAAATAATACATTGTTTTTATAGAGATTTTATTACAAATTTTATTAGTTATTGTGGGGCTTCTTCCGTAAATGAAGTCcatattctttaatttgTTCTTCGTCGTCTGCTTCTGCCTCTGGTGCCTTACTGTCATCAGCAGAGCTGAATTCCACCGGGCCAGTTCTCCCTCTCTTGTTTGTTATTCTATCAACAATGTCAGAAGTCTCTTCGTTGGAACCGGCCGGC
Coding sequences within it:
- the POP5 gene encoding RNA-binding protein POP5, whose translation is MVRLKSRYILFEILYPTTGEKFESVPNTQKKTILMNHHRISPNTINAKIILQELRKQLQINFGDYGAGKATSLLQIKYFSNKTSTGIIRCSHEDHQLVIVALTLMNQLDSVEDIIVNPIKVSGTIKKIELYAINRSRRLNRILSTTDRNDEFSTIIEDDIDD